AAAGCCTGACtccttgttgtgtgttttttttttttttttgtttaggaGAGCAACGGCAGTGATTCTCCGTGTGAGCCAGAGGAGAGCGTGACTCTTGCTGCTTCTGAACTGGACACAGAGTCCATCACCAAGACTGTGACAAGTTCCCTCACGATGCAGGAGTATTTTGCACAGCGAATGGCCCAACTGAAAAAAGGTCGGGGACAGGCACAGAGTCAGACAtccacagaggagacagagaccaATGAGTTGTCTGGTCCATCTGAGGAATCCAGTTCCATCTACAGTAGCAACAAGGATATGGAGGAGCccaagacgaagaagaagaagaagaagaagaagaagaacagggCTACAGATGAGTCTGAAGTGGTGGAAGAGAACTCTAGTACTCCCATTGTTGTGGAAGTTATTGAGAACCAGGAGCACGACggtttaaagaagaagaagaagaagaacaagaggaaATTGGAGGAAAATGAAGTTGCTGTAGACAAAACCTGCAGCTCCACCTCTGGTGTGGAGCAGAACTGTGAGGAGCTTCCTccttccaaaaagaaaaagcttaaaaagcaacagaaacaggaaaacGGAGAGGAGGTGAATGATATTGACGATGGTCCAGCCGAGGAGGTGGTAGTTGTTAAGAaatccaagaagaagaagaagaagaaacatcaaGAATAGTTTGAAGTCGGGGGTTAAAACAATCCTTCAGTTCTCATTGAGCTGTTGTGGCTCAATGGAATGGCCTTTTATGAGTGAATCAGTGCGTTTATAAACAACACTGTTACTCTACGGTGAGAAAGTGAGGGTTTGATATTTGATCAAGCTGCACAGTGAAGCCACAGACTTGTACAAGTGGACACTGGGATTTATTATTCCTGCAGATAAATGCAGTTTGACTGAAGCCGACAAACTGTTTCAAACAACCCTCTTTAAATGAATTGGATCAAGCTAATGTGCTGCATTTTATACAAGTCTGTCTCATGAGTTAAACAGTCGGATTTCCTGTTATTCTTCAATCATGTAACCTGTCAAAATGCTTTCAAATGTTGACATTGTGTATGATTCAATTTTTAATACATTATCATTGAGCAACATTTCAGAGGCTTTTGTTATACTTAAGCATTTGTGACACATATGAGTGTTGAAATTAATTGTATCTTGATAGTATTTCAAGCAGCACATAGAAAACTGCATGCGAttagaaatacatttaataatgaatttACTTGCAGCATTTAGTTAAATGCTGTAAatcaaatgtttctgtgttttttgttttacttgaaAAGGGTTGGatttataaagatataaaatgtagACTGGATTAGGCAATTCAAGCTGCTTGTAATCTAAGAAAAGACatctgaaaataaaagacacttaCCATTTCATCTTCCAGATTACATTTGATGATGACATCTTTTTTTCGTTGATGTGACAACCCTTTAACAAGTCAGTCTAGTTTGGCAGTGACTGTGGGTAGTGTGAGTCACGGGAGGGAAAAGTCTGTCCAGTCTTGCGCAGCAAATACATCACGACATTCCTTGTCACTATTTTGGAAAATCTGATGGGATTGGACTGGTTTATTTGTCACCCTGTGACAAAAAAGGAACCTGCTTTTTACTGTAAGCATCTTGGGCGTGAAGGgtattttccttcttcttcctcttgtacTAGATGTAGGCACCTGTTCATCCATGTTGTACACCAAATGCTTTAAGATGTAAATAACTGTCGAAACTCAGTTTTTATCGTTGCTATAGATTAAGAAATGCTTGTCTCAATTTGGACAGTTTTGTGGCACACATGACGATGctcatgttcattttaaaaacatattaaactCGTATGACAAAGAACAGTTAATCCTTGAAGGAAAacgttgtttaaaaaaagttgctaGGGTAACATTTACAGAACAAACAACCCCCTCAAATCTCCAGTAGccacatgtctctctctctctctctctctctctgtgaaaggCTGGACAACAGCAGGCTGATACAAGTCACACCCACACAGTGGTTAACACATACAGGCATGACACATTTCAGAAACAACGCGCCCCCCCCCCCAGCTCGGCGCTTTCACGTGTTTGATTGTGAATTACTgatatgatgtgtgtgtctgtgtggcctCCGGCACAGATACACACTGCACACTTTCACTCACTGCTCATCTACGTCCGAGCAGTGAAAAGGAAGTGCAGCCCAATATATCACTGATGTGCCCGGTCTGTGCACAATCTGTGGCTTCAGGTGCCATATCCTCTTCCTGTTTAGAGGGGGTGAGACTtgagctgagatgaagctgacACTTTAGTTTGACGGCTGCTGCGTAACTGACCAAAAGGATGTGCATCTCAACTTAAGCCATGAGGCACAGCCCAGGATAGTGATCAGATGCAGGAAAATATCCGAGCTAGAACTTCTCTGGTATGAGTATTTTTCTGTGCTTGAACTAGACTAATGATTAATATGGTATAAAGGAGTGGgaaaagttttgtgtttttttgccaaaaataaataaattggggGACTTACTGTTATGCTTTTTAACATGCACTCACTTAAATGTATGAGAATTCTTATAAAATGAAACCTGAAACATGAAGATAAATGCAGTTATACATACTAACATTAAATACTATAACACCCAAGTTAGTTACTTGTAAATGTACTATAGGTTACCCTCTACCAGGGTTCAGttatgcctgtgtgtgtgtgtgtgtgcgtgcgtgcgtgcgcgcgtgctACTCCATGGCTGCAGCCCAAGAGTATCCTGTCAACAGGAACTCCTGGATTTGATATGTCCATAGAAGGAAACTGATTTGTTTGTAGTGCGTGTTCAGTGGTTTGTCATCCACAGTgagttctcacacacactttcattctATGTTCACATAttagttattctttttttggtttttacctgaactgtgacacatgaggaaatgtgtgtggttttttttttaggacagCCCCCCCCCCTTTAGTTTAACTTGAGCAACTTGATTTTGTAATAGAATCTGCAAACGTCACTGTGCAGTGTATAGTTTGCTGTGTGGTGTCGTAGACTGCAGAACAGGTTGGGGAAGTTTGTCAGGTCACTTTTTATATGATACGATGAAACAAGGATTAGTCTCTTCAAGAGTTTTacgttatttttgttttgatgtacTCACTCAACTGCTGTCGTTTTGACATATAAAGtgattttatggctgttttATATATTAAACATACTCATATattatgtaaaaagaaaagagtgaaagatgatcagagtgagtgtgttttacTCTTGTTAAAGTTTGCGTTATCTGTCAAGTGTGTCATCCGTGaagtgtgttgctttgttgtgaGGCCAGTTTTAAGTATTAAGTAGTGttgaaatctctctctctctctcaatttaCAAACAAGGAGGAGCTGAGAATCTCCGGGGTTTCTCTTGGATCCTGCTCCTCAAATATAAAGCTCCCcccatgatcatcatcatccaccagGAAAGACTGAATCATAAGTCACTAGAAGGAACACAGCTCATGTGCGCGCTCTGCTCACACCTGCCTGCAGCCTGTAGCTCCACTGATCCACGGCtggattttccttttaaaaaaaccgCTGAAGTTGTTGcgcacatttcattttgtattattattattattattattatttattcccCCCTTCAGTGTCGCGCGTGATCAGACAGAGCGCAACTTAGTCCAAGAGAAAGTGTGAGGCGCATCTCAAGTTTTTGGAGCGCGCAGATGGCAGCCCTCATCAGCGCGTACTCGTCGTGGCCGGAGTCCTTCGAGTGTCCTCCCGGAGACGTGGACGTGACCGACGTTCATGGTCCGCACAGGAACCCCGCGGACAAGACGCCGGAGCCGCGGATCAGGCGGCCAATGAACGCGTTCATGGTCTGGGCCAAAGATGAGCGCAAACGGCTGGCGGTGCAAAATCCGGACCTGCACAACGCAGAGCTCAGCAAAATGTTGGGTGAGGAAAAACTTATCCaaacattactattattattattgttattattattattattattattactacaacaTATTTAGTTTGCCAAATTTCCACAGgcctttgtcatttttataaaagtgttttactGTTTATGTCCAGTTTCACGGACATTAATAAACATGTCAAAGTCTCCTTAATGTAAAAGTTAGTCTCACTTCTCCGTTAAATTCGTTTGAAGTTCACatccatgttattattattgaatatgcgtttgatttgatctgttttaaatTCCTGTGAAACCACACGAGGACAACACCAGAACATAATTGCACGAAACGAAAATGTAAACTATGACTTCACGGTGATTGATAATTTCAGAGATGATCTCaggaaatcatttatttactgcTAAGTTTCCTAAATAAAGTTTAGAGGTAAAAAAATGTACAAGCAGTTTTGTATGAAGTTTGAACTCcgactttttttaatcatcacgCAAATGCAAAATAAAGACTCCAAAAACTTAATaaattgttttatataaatTTGAACCAGTTTGTAAATGTCATTTCTCATTTGTCTGATTttagaaaacttgttttaatttcaccttaaatttgaataacctcattcttttatattttattaaacacaATACAAGCCTacagcattttcttttaaatatgttttaatgtctCATAGTTTTAATAGTTACTGTACAATTTATACTATCCATGTTTATACTGAATTATAACATAAatcaggcttttttttatttgtcttttttaaaatatgttgaaGCATATTTTGGATTTCAgatcaaataaacaaatgaaaaaacaactctgtcttttttttttattcagggaAATCATGGAAGGCCTTGACTCCCACACAGAAGAGGCCCTACGTGGAGGAAGCAGAGAGGCTCCGGGTTCAGCACATGCAGGACTACCCTAACTACAAGTATCGGCCTCGCCGGAAGAAGCAGCTGAAGCGCATCTGCAAGCGAGTGGACCCCGCATTCCTCCTGAGTGGACTGGCCCCCGATCAGAACACGCTGCCTGAGCAGCGAGTCCTCTGTCACCCCCCTGACAAAGACGAGACCAGCCCTAATTGTGTCAACGGCGGGTTTTCCAGTCCCAGCCCGGCTCTGCCCAGCGTCAGAAGCTTCAGAGACCCTGCGGGTTCCAACAGCAGCTTCGACACCTACCCCTACGGTCTGCCCACTCCTCCTGAGATGTCCCCCTTAGATGCCATGGACCACGAGCACGTACCCCCCTCCTACTACTCAGCGTCTGGCAGCTCTTGTCCAGACGAGCACCATCAGAACCAGACACACATTGGCAGCCCGCCCCCTTACCACACTGACTACACCCAAATCCACTGTGGAGGCACACACATAGCTCACATCTCTCACATGTCCCAAACTGGAGGCGGCACTGGACTGATCCCCGGCCCTCCGCTGTCATACTACAGTACCTCGTCCTTCCCCCAGATTCACCACGGGCTTCACCAGGGCCATATGGGTCAGCTGTCCCCCCCACCAGAGACACACGGCCACCTGGAGACTCTAGACCAGCTGAGCCAGGCTGAGCTGCTGGGAGAGGTGGACCGCAATGAGTTTGATCAGTACCTGAACTCTACAGGGGCCGGGTACCACCCGGAGCagggcggcggcggtggcggcatGACTGTGACTGGACACATCCAGGTGGCTTCAGCCGCCACAGTGTCTGCCACCGTGTGTCCCAGTAGCAGCACAGAAACCAGCCTCATTTCTGTGCTGGCTGATGCGACAGCGGCCTACTACAACAACTACGGCATCTCATAAGCTAAGTTCAGACACTACAGCCATAAAAATGGGTGAAGACACTTGGGGATAACGTTGCACTTGGCCGCTGATACGGGGACCGATCTCATTATTAGCATCTATCGGCAACTTTATCCCaccatgattaaaaaaaacaaaaaactgattaCTGAGCAATATGATTGTCTGGAGCCGAGGACAGAGCAAAGATCAATTGGAGGAACATGAAGAAAGGGAGATGGACACCTCAGGGATGCAGACTCAAACTAAAGTATGCCACCTCCAGTTGTTGTGAAGTTTCCAAACCAGATGAACAatcgtgaaaaaaaaataaaatagaaagacTTGTCGTCCACTTGTAAATGTCACCACTTAACTGTTGCCACTGTTGTACAGATGCTCTCGATGCTAATTTAAGTCCTTTGATGTTTCACACTAAAATGCTAACTGTAATGCTTATTATCGACGCTTTCCACTCGAatgtttgtattgttattattatgttcttACTCCCACTAGTTTGGGAGTCTTACCTCAGTAGTTGTAATTGAATGAGGTCGTAGTTGGACATTTCTTATGCAATTTAACATCGTGTATTAtgacgagaaaaaaaaagacgtttatACTTCTTCTCCAGtacttaataatatatatatatatatataatcataacCTCTaggatgaaaaataataatggtaaCTAAAAGTGTATGCTGATTTAGGTTTGTGACggacaataatttaaaaataaaggtcaaattttttatattattgcaAGTCTCCTCGGATAATGTGCCCACAGATTCACGTTTAAACTTAAAATccaactgaataaaaacaataaaacaaagtagGGCTCTAATAGAATGTGGAAAACGTGGTGTGCTGCTTGTCCATCTTGGAATCCAGTGGCACGCCATGTTTTCCTCTATTTTTGGGCTCCATGTCCCTCTACTACTGCAAGTGGCCCATTATGACACTGCTCGCTTTTTCCACCCTCCATCACATCATCCTTCTTCATCCGGCTCCTCTCGCTTTCAATTCATCCCAGGCTTCAGAGGATTAGTGTAAAGGAGGCACAGCCGTCGCCACCCGCCTCCATCTCAAACCGTCCTTTGTTTTCCTGGAGTCTTATTCTGGATGCCATTCTTACGCTCTCTGAGCACTCCccacacccaccaccaccaccccttcATCCCATGTTATATCTTGCTGATGCAGACCTTTCGTAATctgtgcaaaaaataaaaataaaatcccagGCGTCGTTGACTGTTTTACGCCCTCATttacaccccccccccaccacactcacacacacactcactctcctccCCTTCTCACCCTTCTCTGTtcccttgaaaaaaaaatctttttcgATAAAAGGAATTCGGGGAGCTTTTGGACAAATCCTGGAGTCTGGCTGGGTCTTCCTGCATTTTTTGGGAACGGTTGAGTCGTGCTTCTTGTAAAAAGGATGTGGCAGAGGAGCGGTGTTTCCTGGCTGATAAGGAAAAAGCCTCTCTCCGTCAGGATGTTTGGGCCTGGCTGGGCCCTGCATTAAAGAGccagagagagggaagggaacCCGCTGTTCAGTGAGTGGGAGGAAACTCCGCCGTGCTGATTAGCATCTTACGTACCCGTCTTTACTTTTAACCACAGGAGAAACTTTTTTCAACCTGGCTTGTTGTGCAGTGACCACAGAAATTGTGTTGAACATACATGAAAATGACCTCGCTTCTAAGCCTGAATGTGCTTTCATTACACACAGTCCAGCACTATAAACTGACCTGAATGACAACATTCATCATACTGCCTACATATTGTGCTCTTTTGTCATTGGGGTTACATCATTACCCTTTGTGGCTGCAGGGATTCCAAACTCTGCAGAGGCTCCATTTTGGACGTGGCAAAATCGGACGGGTGGTGCCCCAGGCACTCGGGGTGAGAAAGTAGTCTGTGGTGTGGCATCAGCCCCAGAGTTGTTggttgggggggggagggggggcaggGTCAGGTCAGGGTGCTGCTGAAGACTCCCTTGGTAAAGACGCTCTGCAGTGTCTCAATAATCACATCCACCACCTCAGGGTAGGACGTGGCAACACCGGCAAGGACAAAGAGTCAACACACGGCATCAACGCAGCGTCCTCTCATCagacataacataacattacagTCATAATTACatttgtacatatgtatatatatatatatatatatatatatatatatacatatatatatatatatgtatatatacatatatatatcagtaagataaagaaaatgaaaatgtcctgatttttattttacgaCCTAACATCCAACTATACAACTATAAAATAAACCACACATAAGTGGTTGGTTTGGAGAAATTCAACCCTgttataaaattataaatactggtttatcttaaataaaatacttttgcAGTGAGGATATGGTGCGTAGATCAACCTGCATAGTTTCATAGCTTAATGAGATCtcagtattttgttttacttaagtaaatgtgACTTAAACAGATTTGGGAAGTGATGGCAAAACACTCAGCTTGTCAGCCTCACTTGCTCAACAAGGTGAGTAAGAACTCCCCTTGTTGAGTCATCGTCATCGTCAGCATAGAGCGCCATCGCTGCTCTCTCACTTGcaataaatcaacaaacaaacaaacaaaaaaaacaatcaaccaaaagacagaaaataaagtgtcaAACAACGGTGGCGTGATATTGTCGTGCACAGCTCAAACACTGCACTTTACACTTGCCGCAATCCCACGAGAATCCAGTGCATcatctcatttttaatttgatgaattgaatttttttttgcaaacttgCATACAAGATTTTCAATATTTGTGAATATACATGTAAGGACAGAGGCTGAACAAACAAAAGAGCCTCCTCTTGTTATTTCTCTCTGATTGCTAGCTGGCGCAGCTCCAGTCTCAGGTCAAGCCTGTGGAATGAGTCTGTCAGGTAGTCTGTTatgtttcctctttcctcccctGCCGTCATGTCACTTCCCTGGTCAAACAAACAACTCGGCAGGTCTAACTCAACATCAACTGTCAAGGTAACGGCACAAgactcctcgtgtgtgtgtgtgtgtgtgtgtgtgtgtgtgtggacagggcCCGGAGCTTTGCACAGCTGTGTAAAGTATTATATCCATCTGCTTGGACTGAGGTGAGCAGTGATCACTTTAAATACTGTGTCCTCCGGAGGCGCGGAGGAGGCCGACTGTCTGGTTGGTCCAGCGCTACATTGTGTAGCTGGCGGGGGATCGTCCACTCACGTCATATGTGAAGGTTGACTGTTTGTGCTATATGACGTTCTCTGCGTATTCACTGTAGGTCAAGAGGAAGTGGCTGATTTGAACAACGTGACTAAGGCAAATCAATGCATGAGATGGAGATGCCCTTTTAAAGCGACTATAGGTACATTATGTGCTGGTTTTGGGTGAGCTGATGTATTGTTTGGTGTGAACTTGTGTTTGGACATTttctgtggttaggttaaaggtttcacccatttttttcccacttggttaaatgaaggataaacttagcaaccctttaacacctttaACGCCTTTAAAATCTCTGTCTGGacctttgtttttgcttattggcagaaaatgtcctgtaactaattGCTTTTGCccgtttttccagaataactttcaatatctggcagttacttacaattgactgcatgttaaaatagcgtattaacaatttaaaattaagaaaaaacaaaaggttttatgtAGATttaacactgtagttgtacacgaacaccagattttgtgtgttaaatgtgaacagtattgtttgagtctttgtctcaatgtccaaaaacaggccaaaaaatgtaaactatgtacaggcaGTTTTTTCTACTCTGTCCACTCTGGTGACAATGCAATCTTTTATtcataaaacagaaacacagcaaacaGTATAGGGCttttatttaagtgactttgacgacggcttttgttcattttattaatttatgttattttatttatttttttcagtcccaacttcctctgttgttgtgggaattaATATATTTTAGATCCATTGTCtcatgatcaaataacacatttatctctgcaAATTAGTAAAAAAACCACTGTATTTTTGgggggtgaagtggccctttaaggttaaggttaggcatgaactggttatggttaaggttaaggataacACATTGTTTAGGCCGgaggtcatgtgtgtgtgtgtgtgtgtgttatgttatgaaatgtgtgacattttggcTAGTCCTTAAAACTTTAGAgggttttttccccacatttttctatatatatactatatgtactttgtctttcatgtttgtgtttattttacattttaaattgattcattcattcattctaagTCATGTTAATGTCACATATCATTGCTAAGCTTTGTAAAAGGGAGACTCACCCATCACAACAAGTTtacaccaaataaaaactagTCTGCGAGATGGGTGAGGACACACTTACACGTCAGTAAATACTAAATGTTGTCGGAATGCATTTCCAACTGGAGTGTGTTACAGCCACATAATGACCTGTTTACAATTTGTACTTGGACCTGAATCTGGccagaagaggaaaagaaggcaaaacacacacatacacacacacgcacatgcacagcaAGGGATTATGGAGTGCAGCTATTCTTCATCTCATTGTGGCTCAACAACAGGCGGAGTGTGGGGTGGTGGGCAGGCGTGTACGTTGCCGGGCGAAAGAATGGACCAGACTCGTTGAGGGACGGGTGCCATGTGGCAGAGGATGTGCAGGGACACAGATGGGGACCCCTGGAAAAACTTGGGGGACTGTACAAGCAGCCAAGGGCCTCCCATCCGTACCTGTGCGGTGAATGCTGCAGCTGAACAGGCTCCGGCACCTGTTCTAAGCAGATACAGGCGATCGTGGAAACCACAGAGGGAGGCCAGCAGCACACGGCTGCCAACCGAGGGAAGGAGAAGGCTAGATTTCCATTTACCCCATAAGTACGCCGCGCTTACCAAACCAGAGCAGGCAGAAAAGCTTGTGCAGGATCTACAAACGGGTTCTGCTTTTGAaggaagtgctttttttttttttcctcactcatttcccccattaaaattcTCCATCTAGAACTTTATGGTTGTGTATTGTTTTAtccacattaaaaacattctTAATAAACAGATTTTACGTGTGTGGAAAATGG
The sequence above is a segment of the Solea senegalensis isolate Sse05_10M unplaced genomic scaffold, IFAPA_SoseM_1 scf7180000014831, whole genome shotgun sequence genome. Coding sequences within it:
- the LOC122761586 gene encoding PIN2/TERF1-interacting telomerase inhibitor 1-like — protein: ESNGSDSPCEPEESVTLAASELDTESITKTVTSSLTMQEYFAQRMAQLKKGRGQAQSQTSTEETETNELSGPSEESSSIYSSNKDMEEPKTKKKKKKKKKNRATDESEVVEENSSTPIVVEVIENQEHDGLKKKKKKNKRKLEENEVAVDKTCSSTSGVEQNCEELPPSKKKKLKKQQKQENGEEVNDIDDGPAEEVVVVKKSKKKKKKKHQE
- the LOC122761585 gene encoding transcription factor Sox-7-like — translated: MAALISAYSSWPESFECPPGDVDVTDVHGPHRNPADKTPEPRIRRPMNAFMVWAKDERKRLAVQNPDLHNAELSKMLGKSWKALTPTQKRPYVEEAERLRVQHMQDYPNYKYRPRRKKQLKRICKRVDPAFLLSGLAPDQNTLPEQRVLCHPPDKDETSPNCVNGGFSSPSPALPSVRSFRDPAGSNSSFDTYPYGLPTPPEMSPLDAMDHEHVPPSYYSASGSSCPDEHHQNQTHIGSPPPYHTDYTQIHCGGTHIAHISHMSQTGGGTGLIPGPPLSYYSTSSFPQIHHGLHQGHMGQLSPPPETHGHLETLDQLSQAELLGEVDRNEFDQYLNSTGAGYHPEQGGGGGGMTVTGHIQVASAATVSATVCPSSSTETSLISVLADATAAYYNNYGIS